Proteins from one Osmerus mordax isolate fOsmMor3 chromosome 21, fOsmMor3.pri, whole genome shotgun sequence genomic window:
- the npb gene encoding neuropeptide B yields the protein MERSVRFAVVCVCVSVLISCHPIEAWYKQSTGPSYYSVGRASGLLSGIRRSPYTRRSESEETVMDSGETTGNNVVNEGSRQTPVLKNMAICVKDISPNLKSCELLRDGTGTFRCSAEVFLTLDSLDCLAA from the exons ATGGAAAGGTCCGTTAGATTCGCCGTGGTGTGCGTCTGCGTCTCCGTGCTCATCTCGTGCCATCCCATAGAGGCTTGGTACAAGCAGTCGACCGGCCCAAGCTACTACTCGGTCGGGAGAGCCTCGGGATTGCTCTCCGGTATCCGTAGGTCGCCCTACACCCGGAGGTCCGAGTCTGAGGAGACGGTGATGGACAGCGGGGAGACGACCGGGAACAACGTGGTCAATGAAGGCAGTCGTCAGACTCCCGTGCTCAAAAATATG GCTATCTGTGTGAAAGACATCTCACCCAACTTGAAGAGCTGCGAGCTTCTCCGGGACGGCACAGGCACGTTCCGGTGCAGCGCGGAAGTCTTCCTCACCCTTGACTCGCTGGACTGCCTGGCCGCGTGA
- the sgsh gene encoding N-sulphoglucosamine sulphohydrolase, with the protein MRVSHGLVFLFLTAMCYVGKSKRRNVLLIIADDAGFETEVYNNSVVRTPHLRALARRSLLFQNAFTSVSSCSPSRSTILTGLPQHQNGMYGLHQGVHHFNSFDGVQSLPLLLSKANIRTGIIGKKHVGPGPVYPFDFAYTEENNSVLQVGRNITRIKLLVRKFLQTQREGGGGEEEERPFFLYVAFHDTHRCGHSQPQYGAFCEKFGNGESGMGRIPDWKPEYYTPEEVQVPYFVPDTPTARADIAAQYTTVSRLDQGIGLVLQELREAGYENDTLVLYSSDNGIPFPNGRTNLYHSGTAEPMLVSSPEHRERWGQNSQAYVSLLDITPTILDWFSVPYPSYRLPGTPSDPVTLTGRSLLPALAAEPTSWNTVYSSQSLHEVTMYYPMRSIQQGAYRLLHNLHYRMPFPIDQDLYVSPTFQDLLNRTVSGRSTGWFKTLDQYYYRPRWELYDRRDDPHETRNRASDPALGPVLEALRGGLEKWQWGTGDPWVCGPDRVLEDKMEPRCRPLHNDL; encoded by the exons ATGCGCGTTTCGCATGGATTGGTGTTTCTGTTTCTTACGGCGATGTGCTACGTAGGAAAATCAAAGAGGAGAAATGTTTTGCTGATTATAG CGGACGATGCTGGATTTGAAACCGAAGTCTACAATAACTCGGTGGTCCGCACCCCGCACCTGCGCGCTCTGGCCCGCCGCAGCTTGTTGTTCCAGAACGCCTTCACGTCCGTTAGTAGCTGTTCCCCCAGCCGCTCCACCATCCTCACGGGGCTACCGCAG catcaGAATGGCATGTACGGCCTGCACCAGGGAGTCCATCACTTCAACTCCTTCGATGGAGTCCAGAGCCTTCCTCTGCTACTCAGCAAGGCCAACATAcgcacag gtatAATAGGGAAGAAGCACGTGGGTCCTGGTCCAGTCTACCCCTTCGACTTTGCCTACACCGAGGAGAACAACTCCGTGCTGCAGGTGGGCCGCAACATCACACGAATCAAGCTGCTGGTCCGGAAGTTTCTACAgacgcagagggaggggggaggaggggaggaggaggagcgtccGTTCTTCCTCTACGTGGCGTTCCACGACACGCACCGCTGTGGCCACTCCCAGCCGCAGTACGGAGCCTTCTGTGAGAAGTTTGGGAACGGGGAGAGCGGGATGGGCAGAATTCCTGACTGGAAGCCGGAATACTACACCCCCGAGGAGGTCCAG GTCCCGTACTTCGTACCCGACACACCCACGGCTCGCGCTGACATCGCTGCCCAGTACACCACTGTGAGCAGGCTGGACCAGG gtatTGGCCTGGTTCTGCaggagctgagggaggctggctatGAGAACGACACGCTGGTCCTCTACAGCTCCGACAACGGCATCCCCTTCCCCAACGGCAGGACCAACCTGTACCACTCCGGAACCGCAGAACCCATGCTGGTGTCCTCGCCGGAACACAGGGAACGCTGGGGGCAGAACAGCCAGGCCTACGTCAGCCTgctgg ATATCACCCCCACCATCCTGGACTGGTTCTCGGTGCCGTACCCGTCCTACCGGCTGCCCGGTACCCCGTCTGACCCCGTGACCCTGACCGgccgctccctcctccccgccctcgCCGCCGAGCCCACCTCCTGGAACACCGTCTACTCCAGCCAGAGCCTGCATGAG gTGACTATGTACTACCCTATGCGCTCCATCCAGCAGGGGGCGTATCGGCTGCTCCACAACCTACACTACCGCATGCCCTTCCCCATAGACCAGGACCTGTATGTATCTCCCAccttccag gACCTCCTGAACCGGACCGTGTCCGGTCGTTCCACCGGCTGGTTCAAGACCCTGGACCAGTACTACTACCGGCCCCGCTGGGAGCTGTACGACCGGCGCGACGACCCTCATGAGACCCGGAACCGGGCGTCCGACCCGGCCCTCGGCCCCGTGCTGGAGGCCCTGCGGGGGGGCCTGGAGAAGTGGCAGTGGGGGACCGGGGACCCCTGGGTGTGTGGCCCCGACCGGGTCCTGGAGGACAAGATGGAGCCCAGATGCAGACCGCTCCACAACGACCTCTga